Proteins encoded by one window of Synechococcus sp. WH 7805:
- a CDS encoding thiazole synthase, which yields MDSTPTSTDTLLIGGRQFHSRLFTGTGKYPNLALMQQSLERSNCEMVTVAVRRVQTVAAGHAGLMEAIDWSRIWMLPNTAGCATAEEAVRVARLGRELAKLAGQENNSFVKLEVIPDSRHLLPDPFGTLDAAEQLVKEGFTVLPYINADPLLAKRLEEVGCATVMPLGSPIGSGQGLRNASNIALIIENASIPVVVDAGIGVPSEAAAALEMGADAVLVNSAIALAGDPPLMAEAMASAVLAGRQAHQAGRLPTRAQASPSSPTTGKVNG from the coding sequence ATGGATTCGACCCCGACCAGTACCGACACGCTTCTGATCGGTGGCCGCCAGTTCCACAGCAGGCTGTTCACCGGCACGGGAAAATATCCAAACCTGGCGTTGATGCAACAGAGCCTGGAGCGTTCAAATTGCGAGATGGTGACCGTGGCCGTTCGCAGAGTGCAGACGGTGGCAGCTGGGCACGCTGGTCTGATGGAGGCGATCGACTGGTCACGGATCTGGATGCTGCCCAATACCGCTGGCTGTGCGACAGCAGAGGAAGCTGTTCGAGTGGCGCGGTTGGGGCGCGAACTGGCGAAGCTCGCCGGCCAAGAAAACAACAGCTTCGTCAAGCTGGAAGTGATTCCCGACAGCCGCCACCTGCTACCGGATCCCTTCGGAACCCTGGACGCCGCTGAACAGCTGGTGAAGGAGGGATTCACGGTGCTCCCTTACATCAATGCGGATCCTTTGCTGGCCAAACGCCTCGAAGAGGTGGGATGCGCCACGGTGATGCCCCTGGGTTCTCCGATCGGATCGGGTCAGGGGTTGCGCAATGCTTCCAACATCGCTCTGATCATCGAAAACGCCTCGATTCCCGTGGTCGTGGATGCGGGCATTGGCGTGCCTAGCGAGGCGGCCGCGGCTCTGGAGATGGGAGCAGACGCCGTTCTGGTGAACAGTGCCATCGCCCTTGCCGGTGACCCGCCTCTGATGGCCGAAGCGATGGCCTCCGCCGTCCTTGCCGGGCGCCAGGCCCATCAGGCCGGACGGCTGCCGACCAGGGCTCAGGCATCGCCAAGCTCCCCGACCACCGGCAAGGTCAACGGCTGA
- the psb34 gene encoding photosystem II assembly protein Psb34, with amino-acid sequence MQVTQEDGGRLNAFAKEPRMEILSEEARHSNGSRLAMIGGSLLVAVLMAFAVAIS; translated from the coding sequence ATGCAGGTCACTCAAGAGGACGGAGGTCGTCTCAATGCATTCGCCAAAGAACCTCGGATGGAAATATTGAGCGAGGAAGCCAGACACAGCAACGGCTCCCGGCTGGCGATGATCGGTGGCTCCCTGCTCGTGGCCGTCCTGATGGCTTTCGCTGTGGCGATCAGCTGA
- a CDS encoding NAD-dependent epimerase/dehydratase family protein produces the protein MKVLVLGGDGFCGWPCAVNLADQGHDVLIVDNLSRRKIDIDLEVESLTPIVSIGERLKTWEEIGGKPMRFLHMDIAHEYQRLLDLLLEEKPDSIVHFAEQRAAPYSMKNSATKRYTVDNNVNGTHNLLAAIVESGLDIHVVHLGTMGVYGYGSHRGATIPEGYLKVEVPQPDGSRFEEEILHPASPGSVYHMTKTLDQLLFLYYNKNDKVRITDLHQGIVWGTNTDATDRDPRLTNRFDYDGDYGTVLNRFLMQAAIGYPLTVHGTGGQTRAFIHIRDSVKCVQLALENPPTQGERVKIFNQMTESHQVGELAKKVAALTGAQVNNLPNPRNEAVENDLIVDNRCFIELGLNPTTLDDGLLKEVVEIATRYADRCDRNRILCTSAWTKTQAQAIATA, from the coding sequence GTGAAAGTTCTCGTTCTCGGTGGTGACGGCTTCTGCGGCTGGCCCTGTGCAGTGAATCTCGCTGATCAGGGCCACGACGTGTTGATCGTGGACAACCTCAGCCGCCGCAAGATCGACATCGATTTAGAGGTGGAATCGCTCACACCGATCGTCAGCATCGGTGAGCGGCTTAAAACCTGGGAGGAGATCGGCGGCAAGCCGATGCGATTCCTTCATATGGATATCGCTCACGAGTATCAGCGGCTGCTTGATCTGCTGTTAGAGGAGAAGCCGGATTCCATTGTTCATTTCGCCGAACAGCGGGCCGCGCCCTATTCAATGAAAAACAGCGCCACCAAGCGCTACACCGTCGACAACAACGTCAACGGTACTCACAACCTCCTCGCCGCCATTGTGGAGAGCGGGCTCGACATCCATGTGGTGCACCTCGGCACCATGGGTGTTTATGGCTACGGCTCCCACCGCGGCGCCACCATTCCCGAGGGCTACCTCAAGGTGGAAGTGCCCCAGCCGGACGGCAGCCGCTTCGAGGAGGAAATCCTCCATCCCGCCAGCCCTGGCAGCGTCTATCACATGACCAAGACGCTCGATCAGCTGCTTTTCCTTTACTACAACAAGAATGACAAGGTCCGCATCACCGACCTCCACCAGGGAATCGTCTGGGGCACCAACACTGACGCCACCGACCGCGACCCACGCCTGACCAATCGCTTCGATTACGACGGCGATTACGGCACGGTGCTCAACCGCTTCCTGATGCAGGCGGCCATCGGTTACCCCCTCACCGTTCATGGAACCGGCGGCCAGACCCGCGCCTTCATTCACATCCGCGATTCCGTGAAGTGTGTTCAGCTCGCCTTGGAGAACCCCCCCACCCAGGGGGAGCGAGTGAAGATCTTCAACCAGATGACCGAAAGCCATCAGGTGGGCGAACTCGCCAAAAAGGTGGCTGCCCTCACCGGAGCACAGGTGAACAACCTGCCCAATCCCCGGAATGAGGCCGTGGAGAACGACCTGATCGTGGACAACCGCTGCTTCATCGAGCTGGGACTCAATCCCACCACCCTCGATGATGGGTTGCTCAAGGAAGTGGTGGAGATCGCAACGCGCTACGCCGACCGCTGCGATCGCAACCGCATCCTCTGCACCTCCGCCTGGACCAAGACCCAGGCCCAGGCCATCGCCACCGCTTGA
- a CDS encoding glycosyltransferase family 1 protein: protein MKIAFFTETFLPKVDGIVTRLTKTVKHLVEAGDEVIVFCPEGCPEEYMGARLIGVPAMPLPLYPELKLALPRPAVSEAIDSFEPDLIHVVNPAVLGLGGIWLAKAKSVPLVASYHTHLPKYLEHYGMGMLEPLLWELLKAAHNQALLNLCTSTAMVQELSEKGIQHTDLWQRGVDTELFRPELRSPELRQRLLGGYDDRGALLLYVGRLSAEKQIERIKPVLEALPDARLALVGDGPHRQQLEKHFEGTATTFVGYLAGEELAGAYASGDAFLFPSSTETLGLVLLEAMAAGCPVVGANRGGIPDIITDGVNGCLYEPDGADSGAASLIEATQRLLGNDLERQALRNAARSEAERWGWAGATEQLRGYYRQVLKQPQLNEAA from the coding sequence TTGAAAATCGCCTTCTTCACCGAGACCTTCCTCCCCAAGGTTGATGGGATCGTCACTCGTCTCACCAAAACGGTGAAGCACCTGGTAGAGGCCGGTGATGAGGTGATCGTGTTCTGTCCGGAGGGATGCCCAGAGGAATACATGGGAGCTCGCCTGATCGGCGTTCCGGCGATGCCACTGCCGCTCTATCCCGAACTCAAGCTGGCGCTTCCTCGACCCGCCGTCTCCGAAGCGATCGACAGCTTCGAGCCGGACCTGATCCATGTGGTGAATCCGGCGGTGCTGGGCTTGGGGGGCATCTGGCTAGCCAAAGCAAAATCGGTTCCGTTGGTGGCGAGTTACCACACCCACCTGCCCAAATATCTCGAGCACTACGGCATGGGGATGCTTGAACCCCTCCTCTGGGAGCTACTCAAGGCGGCCCACAACCAGGCTCTGCTCAATCTCTGCACCTCCACCGCCATGGTGCAGGAACTGAGTGAGAAAGGAATTCAGCACACAGACCTCTGGCAGCGCGGTGTTGACACCGAACTGTTCCGCCCTGAGCTCCGCAGTCCTGAGCTCCGGCAGCGACTGCTCGGCGGCTACGACGACCGCGGAGCCCTGCTGCTTTACGTGGGCCGTCTCTCCGCTGAGAAACAGATCGAGCGAATCAAACCGGTACTGGAGGCCTTACCCGACGCCCGCCTCGCCCTTGTGGGTGATGGGCCTCACCGTCAGCAATTGGAGAAGCACTTCGAGGGCACCGCCACGACTTTCGTGGGTTATTTGGCTGGCGAAGAACTGGCCGGTGCCTACGCCAGCGGCGACGCTTTCCTGTTCCCCTCGAGTACGGAAACCCTTGGTTTGGTGCTGCTTGAAGCGATGGCGGCCGGATGCCCCGTGGTGGGCGCCAACCGAGGAGGCATTCCCGACATCATCACCGACGGAGTGAACGGTTGCCTTTACGAACCCGATGGCGCCGATAGTGGAGCCGCCAGCCTGATCGAGGCCACCCAACGCCTGCTGGGTAACGACCTTGAACGCCAGGCCCTGCGCAACGCTGCCCGCTCGGAAGCCGAGCGCTGGGGATGGGCTGGAGCCACCGAGCAGCTTCGCGGCTATTACCGCCAAGTTCTGAAGCAACCTCAATTGAACGAGGCCGCCTGA
- the mrdA gene encoding penicillin-binding protein 2 — protein sequence MAGFAQGDGQRHTGLRQQPLVLLGLVLMMSTAMVSRLVWLQVLEAPRYRQLADENRIRLVPRSPTRGRLLDRKGRVLASSKLTYSLYVEPRLVDDASWPDLRDRLARLLNLDADVLDQRRGGGLARDGYRINLATDLKPEQVLRFREQARGLKGAQVDVDILRAYPHGTLAAHALGYTQPITEDEYKSLGKKGYKIRDRIGRIGVEAAYESHLRGAWGGQMLEVNAMGEVQRHLGDRPSVAGKDLTLTLDLDLQKVAEQALADKPGGAIVAMDPKTGAILALASKPTFDPNFFSKLVTTQKEYDALFSNPKKPLLSRAMNPYDPGSTWKAVTAMAAMESGKFPPDTKLPTMACITYGGHCFPDHNGAGFGTIGYADALRFSSNTFFYQVGVGAGSRALQKAATALGFGQKSGIEIGWEESVGLVGDEDWAAAGRGWAEPGTTPWIPEDMASASIGQSVVQITPLQLARAYSVFANGGWLVTPHLADQGLDWTDASRRTKVDLKPSTLAKIREGLRKVVSDGTGFGLNGPGIPPAGGKTGTAEDSTGGPDHAWFATYAPYPEGEIVIVAFAQNTPGGGSVHALPMAKKVMEVWNRTRGQSEASGV from the coding sequence ATGGCGGGTTTCGCGCAGGGGGATGGTCAGCGTCATACCGGGCTGCGGCAGCAGCCATTAGTACTCCTGGGTCTGGTGTTGATGATGAGCACCGCCATGGTGTCCCGATTGGTCTGGCTTCAGGTGCTCGAAGCTCCGCGCTATCGCCAACTTGCGGATGAGAACCGAATTCGCCTGGTGCCCCGGTCGCCCACCCGCGGTCGACTGCTGGATCGCAAAGGCCGGGTGCTGGCCTCCAGCAAGCTCACCTATTCGTTGTATGTGGAACCGCGTCTTGTGGATGACGCGTCATGGCCGGATTTGCGCGATCGGCTCGCCCGACTTCTGAACCTTGATGCGGATGTGTTGGATCAGCGTCGTGGTGGTGGCCTGGCAAGGGATGGCTACCGCATCAATCTGGCCACGGATCTGAAGCCGGAACAGGTGCTGCGTTTCCGGGAGCAGGCACGTGGGCTCAAGGGGGCGCAGGTGGATGTGGACATCCTCCGGGCCTATCCCCATGGAACTCTGGCAGCCCATGCCCTCGGTTACACCCAGCCAATCACAGAAGACGAATACAAATCGCTGGGCAAGAAGGGGTACAAGATCCGTGATCGAATCGGCCGGATTGGTGTGGAAGCCGCCTACGAATCCCACCTGCGCGGCGCCTGGGGCGGCCAGATGCTTGAGGTCAATGCCATGGGTGAGGTGCAGCGCCACCTCGGTGATCGTCCGTCGGTGGCGGGCAAGGATCTCACTCTCACCCTGGATCTCGATCTGCAGAAGGTGGCAGAGCAGGCCCTGGCGGACAAACCCGGGGGCGCCATCGTCGCCATGGATCCAAAAACCGGCGCCATCCTGGCGTTGGCCAGCAAGCCCACCTTCGACCCCAACTTCTTCTCCAAGCTCGTCACCACACAGAAGGAGTACGACGCGCTGTTCTCCAACCCGAAGAAGCCCTTGCTCTCGCGGGCGATGAACCCTTATGACCCCGGCAGTACCTGGAAGGCGGTGACAGCAATGGCCGCTATGGAGTCCGGCAAATTCCCTCCGGACACCAAGTTGCCCACCATGGCCTGCATTACTTATGGGGGGCATTGCTTCCCCGACCACAACGGCGCTGGTTTCGGCACCATCGGTTACGCCGATGCGTTGCGCTTCTCCAGCAACACCTTTTTCTATCAAGTGGGGGTGGGAGCCGGCTCGCGTGCTCTTCAGAAAGCGGCGACAGCCCTGGGTTTCGGGCAGAAATCAGGCATTGAGATCGGCTGGGAGGAAAGTGTCGGTTTGGTGGGTGATGAAGACTGGGCCGCGGCCGGTCGCGGCTGGGCGGAGCCCGGTACGACCCCATGGATTCCGGAGGACATGGCCAGTGCGTCCATCGGTCAGTCGGTGGTTCAGATCACCCCCCTGCAGTTGGCCCGGGCGTATTCGGTGTTCGCCAACGGTGGCTGGCTGGTCACACCCCACCTTGCGGATCAGGGGCTGGACTGGACCGATGCCTCCCGTCGTACCAAGGTGGACCTGAAGCCTTCCACGCTCGCCAAAATCCGAGAAGGTCTGCGCAAGGTGGTGTCTGATGGCACTGGGTTTGGGCTGAACGGTCCAGGCATTCCTCCAGCAGGCGGCAAGACGGGGACCGCAGAGGACAGCACTGGTGGTCCGGACCATGCCTGGTTTGCCACTTACGCCCCCTATCCGGAAGGAGAGATCGTGATCGTGGCTTTTGCACAGAACACACCCGGGGGAGGCTCAGTGCATGCGCTGCCGATGGCCAAAAAGGTGATGGAGGTTTGGAACCGCACCCGTGGTCAATCGGAGGCGTCGGGAGTGTGA